A window of the Nocardia sp. NBC_01329 genome harbors these coding sequences:
- a CDS encoding Fur family transcriptional regulator: MLREVALRVTAPRLAVLSAVHESPHSDTDAIIGRVRESLGAVSHQAVYDVLRALTAAGLLRRIQPTGSVARYETRVADNHHHLVCRSCGAIADVDCATGPAPCLTAADDHGFTIEEAEVIYWGLCPDCSVSPSPK, translated from the coding sequence ATGTTGCGCGAAGTCGCGCTCCGTGTGACCGCGCCGCGTCTGGCGGTGCTGAGCGCGGTACACGAAAGCCCGCACTCCGATACCGACGCGATCATCGGCCGGGTACGTGAATCCCTGGGAGCCGTCTCCCACCAGGCCGTCTACGACGTGCTACGGGCGCTGACGGCCGCCGGTCTCCTGCGTCGCATCCAGCCCACCGGTTCGGTGGCCCGATACGAAACGCGGGTCGCCGACAACCACCACCATCTCGTATGCCGGTCCTGCGGCGCGATCGCCGACGTCGACTGCGCCACCGGCCCCGCCCCGTGCCTGACCGCCGCCGACGACCACGGTTTCACCATCGAAGAAGCCGAGGTCATCTACTGGGGTCTGTGCCCCGACTGTTCTGTATCGCCCAGCCCGAAATGA